A single window of Ornithorhynchus anatinus isolate Pmale09 chromosome 3, mOrnAna1.pri.v4, whole genome shotgun sequence DNA harbors:
- the TMEM151A gene encoding LOW QUALITY PROTEIN: transmembrane protein 151A (The sequence of the model RefSeq protein was modified relative to this genomic sequence to represent the inferred CDS: inserted 2 bases in 2 codons; deleted 14 bases in 14 codons; substituted 1 base at 1 genomic stop codon), with protein sequence MPGPPRVGADTMPGEEGGGGEGEGEGEVPMLIPDGEPLREEQRPXNRLWAFPWCRESHWKCLLLTLLIHSCGAVVAWWPAGPGPPAGPGPGPGRGFGPPPTYAASPCSDGYLYIPLAFVSLLYLLYLAECWHCRRARPGPRARDAGTVQALVRRLQRAPPCVWWXATSYHYVRRDPPGDPATRNGDAYTTTQVYHERADSRTARGEFDYAAHGVPDVSKELAGLADHPATRLRFTKCFSFGSAEAEAAYLTQRARFFGAHEGLDDYLEAREGMHLKDVDFRESVLVFADPRRPPWHARAWVFWLASAATLSWPLRVAAAAGTAHVHYRVEKLFGAGSPPARPPLARVATVDFPELEWNICSNRQLVPSYSEALLMGGPGSAAFLRGCRRCRRSGSSASLPSARXPGSRLPFSRSRLLPGRGAGPGAGAGAGAGPAAPGLFRSLSGGPLGRRAEDARPLESPPSYRDALDYPVLNRPPGRRCRGDGGRQGPF encoded by the exons ATGCCCGGGCCCCCCCGGGTCGGAGCCGACACGATGCCCGGCGaagagggcggcgggggcgagggcgagggcgagggcgaggTGCCCATGCTGATCCCGGACGGGGAGCCTCTCCGGGAGGAG cagCGACCCTGAAACCGTCTCTGGGCGTTTCCCTGGTGTCGCGAGTCCCACTGGAAGTGCCTCCTC CTCACGCTGCTCATCCACTCGTGC GGGGCGGTGGTGGCCTGGTGGCCGGCTGGCCCGGGTCCCCcggctggccccggccccggccccggccgcgggtTCGGCCCGCCGCCCACCTACGCGGCCAGCCCCTGCTCCGACGGCTACCTGTACATCCCCCTGGCCTTCGTGTCGCTGCTCTACCTGCTGTACCTGGCCGAGTGCTGGCACTGCAGGCGcgccaggcccgggccccgcgcACGGGACGCGGGC ACGGTGCAGGCCCTGGTCCGGCGGCTGCAGCGGGCCCCTCCCTGCGTCTGGT AGGCCACCAGCTACCACTACGTGCGGCGGGACCCGCCAGGTGACCCCGCTACCCGCAACGGCGACGCCTACACCACCACC CAGGTCTACCACGAG CGGGCCGACAGCCGCACGGCCCGGGGCGAGTTCGACTACGCGGCCCACGGCGTCCCGGACGTGTCCAAGGAGCTGGCCGGCCTGGCCGACCACCCGGCCACCCGG TTGCGCTTCACCAAATGCTTCAGCTTCGGCAGCGCCGAGGCCGAGGCGGCCTACCTCACCCAG CGGGCCCGCTTCTTCGGCGCCCACGAGGGGCTGGACGACTAC CTGGAGGCCCGCGAAGGCATGCACCTGAAGGACGTGGACTTCCGCGAGTCGGTCCTGGTCTTCGCcgacccccgccgcccgccctggcac gcccgggcctgggtctTCTGGCTGGCCTCG GCCGCCACCCTGTCCTGGCCGCTGCGGGTGGCGGCCGCC GCCGGCACGGCCCACGTCCACTACCGGGTGGAGAAGCTCTTCGGGGCCGgctcgccccccgcccgcccgccg ctggCCCGGGTGGCCACGGTGGACTTCCCCGAGCTGGAGTGG AACATCTGCTCCAACCGCCAGCTGGTGCCCAGCTACTCGGAGGCCCTGCTCATGGGCGGCCCGGGCTCGGCCGCCTTCCTGCGGGGCTGCCGTCGCTGCCGCCGCTCCGGGAGCAGCGCCTCGCTGCCCTCCGCCC ACCCGGGCTCCCGCCTGCCCTTCAGCCGCAGCCGCCTTCTCCCTGGgcggggtgcggggccgggggccggggccggggccggggccgggcccgccgccccggggCTCTTCCGCAGCCTCAGCGGGGGCCCCCTGGGCCGCAGGGCCGAGGACGCCCGGCCCCTGGAGAGCCCCCCGTCCTACCGGGACGCCTTG GACTATCCGGTGCTCAATCGTCCACCGGGACGCCGGTGCCGGGGCGACGGGGGACGCCAGGGACCCTtctga